In Magnolia sinica isolate HGM2019 chromosome 12, MsV1, whole genome shotgun sequence, a single genomic region encodes these proteins:
- the LOC131220027 gene encoding uncharacterized protein LOC131220027: MIMTVHDHPPNPSARSHGPVEILKAIKGQTLADHLAVHSLPDYQPLKTFLPDEDILMIEEEEERKVGEWTLFFDGATNSKGSGVGAILYSPNDVPIPISRRLAFQCTNNVAKYEACIAGLRDAIILNVKKLRVFNDLQFIINQTNGDWRTKDEKLIPYHVYLENLTEEFEEIMFSYMPRAKNQFADALTTLTSMLEIPKGAAEWELTVELQEELAFCLQIDEVESSPNNQSWYIDIKEYLEHQKFLERVTSTDRCTIQRLVAQFTITGGIFYMWSFNQVLICYVDEIETAQIMSEVHEGLCGPHMNGQMMAKKILRLGYY, from the exons ATGATTATGACAGTACATGATCACCCACCCAATCCTTCTGCTCGCTCACATGGACCCGTTGAAATACTT aaagcaatcaaggggcaaACACTGGCCGATCACCTAGCAGTACACTCTCTGCCCGATTACCAACCACTGAAGACCTTCTTACCTGACGAGGACATCCTCatgattgaggaagaagaagaaagaaaggtggGAGAGTGGACGCTCTTCTTCGACGGAGCTACAAACTCAAAAGGAAGTGGAGTAGGCGCTATACTCTACTCTCCCAATGATGTTCCAATTCCTATATCTAGGCGGTTGGCATTCCAATGCACTAACAATGTAGCTAAATACGAAGCATGTATTGCTGGTTTAAGAGATGCCATCATCCTCAATGTGAAGAAGTTGCGAGTCTTCAACGATTTACAGTTCATTATCAATCAAACAAATGGCGACTGGAGGACTAAGGATGAAAAGTTGATCCCTTATCACGTCTATCTAGAGAATCTAACTGAGGAATTTGAAGAGATCATGTTCTCTTACATGCCCCGAGCCAAGAATCAATTTGCAGATGCCCTGACAACTCTCACCTCGATGCTGGAAATCCCGAAAGGAGCTGCTGAATGGGAACTTACCGTCGAACTTCAGGAAGAACTCGCATTCTGCCTGCAAATAGATGAAGTCGAGTCTTCTCCAAACAAccaatcatggtacatagacATCAAAGAATATCTCGAGCATCAGAAGTTCCTAGAAAGAGTGACATCAACTGATCGTTGCACGATCCAACGGCTAGTAGCCCAGTTTACGATTACAGGAGGTATCTTTTACATGTGGTCCTTCAACCAAGTCCTTATCTGCTATGTGGATGAAATAGAAACAGCACAGATCATGTCAGAGGTCCACGAAGGACTATGCGGTCCACACATGAACGGACAgatgatggcaaagaagatcctaAGACTTGGTTACTATTAG